The Sneathia sanguinegens genome segment TATCAGTATTAATGAAAAATACATATCTTGATAAATATATATTGAATATGGCATCAATGAAATTAGCAGGTTTACCAGCAATAGTATTTGCACCAGCTTCATATATATTATATATGATTTTATCATTCTTAATACCATCAACATCAGGACTTGCAACTGTTTCATTACCAATAATGGCACCATTAACTCAAAGTATTGGATTTAGACCTGAAGTAATGATTATGATATTCTCAGGAGCCTGTGGTTTAATTAACTTAATAACTCCAACATCAGGAGTAGTTATGGGAGGTTTATCAACAGCAAAAGTAGAATTTGGAACTTATGTAAAATGGGTTATGAAATTATTAGGAATAATATTTATATTAAATGTTGTTATTTTAACAATAGCTATGTATGTAATTAAATAATATATACTTTAAAGGGAAAGTAGAAACTTTCCCTTTTTTATTTTATTAATTGAAGTTGTTTAGTACTTGTAGTATAATTAAATAAGAAAAGTGAGAGTAAGGAGAAACCTATGAAAAAGAAAAATATTATGCTTTTTTTATTAAGTATATTATTAGTTGGATGTAGTAATGTTAATAGAAAAAAAGACAATATAACTATAAATAATATTGATTCAAAAGAATCAAAAAAAGATAATGAAGTACATATATTTGAATGGATTAATAACGATACTAATACATTAGAAAATATAAATAAATTAAGTGAAGTGGTGAATAAAGGAGATTATTCAAATGTTGATAATGTGCCTGATTCACATGCAAAGAATGTTACTTTTGTATATCTAGAAAATAATGGAATAAATGGAAAAGAGTATAAATTAAGTAAAAAAGTAAAAAAAGATGTAAAAGATCATGTGAAATTACACCCATTTACTTATTCATATAGCGAAGTTGATAAATTAAGTAAAACAAAGGGAATAATAAATTTGAGTTTTGGAAATGTAGATTTTCCAAAATCTTTATTTGATATACATGAGGATACATTGTATATAAATAGTATAACGGATAGTAATTTTGATAAATTAGAAAATCGTACTGAATGGTCTAGATTATTGGATCCTTATATTTATCATAATGAAAAATATAATACACAATTAAAAATAAAAGCACTGGGTAATGAAGGTGAAACATATTGGTCAGGTCCAAGTTCAACTATTTTATATTCTAGAATGAGTCCTGAAATACAAAAAATGGCAAGAAATGATATTATATTAGCTGCTAATATAGTAACACCTGAAGTTGATAGTCCAAGATATAAAGAATGTAAAATTTACAAAGTAAATGGAGTAGATTATTATTTGCCAGATTTAAACAACTCAAAAGCCTTATTACTTAGATCTTTCACATTAGCTACACCTGGATTTAGAAGTGTTAGTTTGGGGTCAAGCTATAGTGCACCTATTATTGCAAGAACAGCACAAATGATATTAAAAAAGTATCCATATTTAACATATAATCAAGTTAAACAAATCCTATTAACAACAGCTAAAAGTAATAAAGATTATTTAAATGATTATATAGGCTGGGGAATTTTAGATGCAGAAAAAGCGTTAAAAGGACCTGGAGCATTAAATGGTGGTTTAATTGAAGAGGAAAAATATTGGAAAGGAAACTATGATAAGGTTGTAGATAAAAAAGATAAAAACTTATTTTATATGTATGTAGATATACCCGAAAATGAAGAAAGTATATGGTCAAATGATATAGAAGGTGGATTAAAAGGAGATGGAACTACAAAAGAATATGATACAAAAGATGTAGTAGTAGATAATACTAATAATATAAAACATAAATTTAGAATACCTAAGGTATTAGAATCAGAAAGAAATTATTATGAAAATGTAGCAAAAGGGGGATTAAGAAAGGCTGGTAAAGGAACTCTATATTTAACAGGTAAGCAATTATATAATAGCAATACTCAAATATTAGATGGTAAATTAGTGTTACAAAATGATAGTAATTCAAAATATGAAATATTTAATAAGAGTTCGTTTGAAATATCTGGTGCAAATGTAAATATAAATAATGATGTATACAATGACGAATCGGAATTTAATGTTAAAACTAAATTAAAATTAAATAATTATCAAGCAAGCAAAGATTCAAGGACTATTATAGAAGCTGATGTTGTTGCAAATAATAACTTTTATATAGATGAAGGTGGAGAAATAGATTTTGTAGTGAAAAAATCTAAAAATAAGCCAAGAATTAATGCAAAAAATGAAAATATAAAAAAAATTAAACTAGGAAATGTATTCGCAAAAATAGTAGAAGTTAAACCAACTATTGATAAAAATAAAGAATATACTATAAAAGAAGATATTCCAGGAAATGATAATAAAAAATTATCTAGTTTAAGCAAAAAAGAGAAAGAGGATCTAGCATATTATGATCCTGAAATTAATGATTTTTTCGAAGAATATAGATCTGAGAGAGAAGAAAAAAATTCATTTATAAATGTTGTAGCAAGTAGTAGAAGTGAAGCAATAAAAGATATATTTACAAAAGATTATTCAAGTTTTATGGCAGAAAATATAGATATATTAAATGATATATCAGATAATAATAAATTATCATATGAATTAAATGATGGTAGATCTATATTTTTAAATCAAGTAAATACATTTGGAGTATTTAGAACAAATAATTATGATAGATTCAGTAGATTAATAAGTGGACTAAGTATAGGTTCAAAAATAAATTTAGGAAAAGATATAAATATTGGTTTAGATGTTCATGGATATGAAGGAAATTATTTATTTAATCATAAAAATAAGATAATTAATACTACATATGGAACTAATTTCAGAGTAGGTGGAAAAGTATATAAAGGTTTGGGCTTAGAATTAGGTTTAGGATACAATTTTGGTATAAATAAAATGTTAAGATATATGAATAAAGATAGAGTATTAATAAGTTCTAATTTCAAAACATCAAATATAAGATTAGATGGTGAAGTAAAATATGATGTTGATATATTGAATAATTTATCAATAACACCACATTTTGGATTAAAATATGATTATATAAAATTACATGATACAAAAGAAAAAATTAGCAGTGATGATGTAAAAGATCTAGCATTAGATTTTAAAAATAATAATATACACATGATAAAACCTTATTTAGGCTTAAATGTAAAATATAAAATGAAAAATTTTGAATTAATAAATAATTTTAATTATGAATATAATCCGTTAAATGAGATGAAATTAAAAGCAAATATAATAAATAAATCTATAAATTTAAAGGGTTACAGTACTAAGATGCATAAGTTTTCTTACACAATTAGTGGAAAATATATAAATAATGGATACAATATAAATGGTAGTTTGAAAATAGGAAGTGATAGAAAATTAACAACAAATGTAGGAGTAGGTTTTGAGTTTTAAATGATCTATATAATGCACCAAATCTAATATAAGATATGGTGCATTACTTTTTGTATAAAATAAAAAGAACCACAATAAACATTGAACATATTGTCTATTGGATTTAAATTAGTTGTGATTGGTACATTACCTAATGTTTCTAATATATTTTCTTTTGTTCTACCTCTTTTAATATCAGGCATAGGATAAAGACTAATATTGTAACCTTCATTTTTTAAAAGTTTATATATTGTTTTTAAATCTTTGTCTTGTAAGACAGACAAAAATATATTTACAT includes the following:
- a CDS encoding autotransporter domain-containing protein, with the translated sequence MKKKNIMLFLLSILLVGCSNVNRKKDNITINNIDSKESKKDNEVHIFEWINNDTNTLENINKLSEVVNKGDYSNVDNVPDSHAKNVTFVYLENNGINGKEYKLSKKVKKDVKDHVKLHPFTYSYSEVDKLSKTKGIINLSFGNVDFPKSLFDIHEDTLYINSITDSNFDKLENRTEWSRLLDPYIYHNEKYNTQLKIKALGNEGETYWSGPSSTILYSRMSPEIQKMARNDIILAANIVTPEVDSPRYKECKIYKVNGVDYYLPDLNNSKALLLRSFTLATPGFRSVSLGSSYSAPIIARTAQMILKKYPYLTYNQVKQILLTTAKSNKDYLNDYIGWGILDAEKALKGPGALNGGLIEEEKYWKGNYDKVVDKKDKNLFYMYVDIPENEESIWSNDIEGGLKGDGTTKEYDTKDVVVDNTNNIKHKFRIPKVLESERNYYENVAKGGLRKAGKGTLYLTGKQLYNSNTQILDGKLVLQNDSNSKYEIFNKSSFEISGANVNINNDVYNDESEFNVKTKLKLNNYQASKDSRTIIEADVVANNNFYIDEGGEIDFVVKKSKNKPRINAKNENIKKIKLGNVFAKIVEVKPTIDKNKEYTIKEDIPGNDNKKLSSLSKKEKEDLAYYDPEINDFFEEYRSEREEKNSFINVVASSRSEAIKDIFTKDYSSFMAENIDILNDISDNNKLSYELNDGRSIFLNQVNTFGVFRTNNYDRFSRLISGLSIGSKINLGKDINIGLDVHGYEGNYLFNHKNKIINTTYGTNFRVGGKVYKGLGLELGLGYNFGINKMLRYMNKDRVLISSNFKTSNIRLDGEVKYDVDILNNLSITPHFGLKYDYIKLHDTKEKISSDDVKDLALDFKNNNIHMIKPYLGLNVKYKMKNFELINNFNYEYNPLNEMKLKANIINKSINLKGYSTKMHKFSYTISGKYINNGYNINGSLKIGSDRKLTTNVGVGFEF